The following nucleotide sequence is from Thiothrix unzii.
GATTTTTTGTTTTTCCGCCTCTTCATCAAAGGCTGGTGCGGGTGTAGCCGTTTCCTCTGACAAGGGAAGTTCCACCAACCATTCTAAAATCCCATCGCTGACTTTCACTTTTTCGGTGACATAGTACCGCCTCAAAGCCCTTTGTATCTCTTGGGCAAATCGGACGGGGAGAACCACCATTGTGGGTTCCCCGTGCTTGGTGACTGTCACGATTTCCCCACGGTCAACGATGGTGGAAAACTTCCCAAACTTATTTTTCACCTCAAGGGAGGGCAAAACTTGCATAGTCATATTCTCAAAGGTTAACAGCTAGAAAGCCCATTATAGGCGGAATGGCTTTTTTGGCAATCAACCACCAAAAAGGCGGTCGAAGAGGGCTTTCGGCTTGGCGCTGGCCTTCGGCGCTTCCAGCAATTTGATGGCATCAGTTAGCTTGTCGATCTGCCTGCGATGCCATTCTTCCCGCTCAATATGCTGCTGTTCCCGTTCTTGTGTTTGCCGTAAAGTGTCCTCAAGTGCCTTGATCCGGGCTTGGTACAACGCTTCCTTTTCTGCACTCATCATGTCCAATGGTGTTAAGTTTTGCTGTTGTGTTTTCAGGTGTTCAATGTGTTCCCGTTCTTCTTGCCTCGTTAGGCGGTCGCTGGGGTTCCCGAACACACGCAACACCTCGGAACTATCCACTTTGCCACTGGGGCTGCGGGACATCCTGCCGTCACGGATGGCTTGGTATATGGTATTACGGCTGACTTTTGCCATTTCGGCGGCGGATTTTATGGTGATTTCCATGCAGTAATGCCATGTTTAGTTTTGTTCTGCTGAAGTGTACGCCAGTCAGGCATCAAAACAATAAGAAATGCTCAGCCCCACCAAACAGGACACGGCGTTAAGGACAAAATTGAACCTGACATTATTAGTGTTCAATCCTGTATCTGAAAGTCACCCTTGGCATCATCAACCCGTTTACGAAGCTCCTTACCCGGTTTGAAATGGACTGAGTATCTGGCAGGCACGTCCACCGCTCCACCCGTCCTAGGATTGCGGCCTGTCCGCGCCCGGTGGGTGTGCCGGGAGAACACACCAAAATCACGAACCTCGCAGCGGTTCCCGGCTGCAATGGTGGAGCCGAGCAAATCCAGCAGCAGGTTAACCGCCCGGTCAACGTCAGCCGTTGGCATGTCTGACAACCTGTAGGACAGGTTACGGATGATTTCGGATTTGTTCATATTTCCCCCATGTCGGTAGCTGCGTGATTATGGGCTAACATCATCCTGGTTCCAAATACCTTGGGGTTTGGGGCAAAGCCCCAAGGCAACTGATAGGAAGTCAGATGCTCCAGCTCCTGCGTAAAAAACACTATCCAGTGACGAACGGTAGGCTGTATAGTTCTGGTCAATGAGTGTCCAAGCCAAGGAAATGATTATGCTGACAACAACTTACCGCACGGAAAACTGTTCCGCATATTCGGATAGGCTGCGTCCGCATAGCCTAATATTCCTGAGCGCAGCCTAATAAACTGTTAGATTTTAAGACACCCACATGAGAATCAATAATACATACATTAAGACGGGTTACTTTTGGTTGCCTAATAATTCTGAAAAGAAAAT
It contains:
- a CDS encoding type II toxin-antitoxin system prevent-host-death family antitoxin, coding for MQVLPSLEVKNKFGKFSTIVDRGEIVTVTKHGEPTMVVLPVRFAQEIQRALRRYYVTEKVKVSDGILEWLVELPLSEETATPAPAFDEEAEKQKIREMVAKELGIPVPKPSTREAALAAFDRYEEEALKNKQPPMTDEEEAEFMKLVDEAREEVWQEQQAEKAKLPVSASH
- a CDS encoding HU family DNA-binding protein, translating into MNKSEIIRNLSYRLSDMPTADVDRAVNLLLDLLGSTIAAGNRCEVRDFGVFSRHTHRARTGRNPRTGGAVDVPARYSVHFKPGKELRKRVDDAKGDFQIQD